CTCAACAACGGCTTCGGCACCGATGACCACGACGTGCCCAGCCTCACGCATGGCTTCGGGAGTCAGCTGGGCAGGGGTCTCACCGCCGATGTCTGCACCGATCTCCTGAAGCACCTCGGCGGAGAGCGCATTGATCTTCGAGCCGGGCTGCGTACCAGCCGAGGAGACGAGGACGGCGCCCTCCTTTCCTGCGACGGCGAGATCATGCCGGAGCAGGCCTGCAGCCATCTGGGACTTGCCGCCGTTCTTCACGCAGACGAAGAGCACCGCGGGGGTCTGGGTGCGCGCCGCAGGCTCCGCCACCGGGGCGATCTCTTCCTCTGCTCCGCGTACCGGCTGGTCGGCCGGATGGGTGGAGGCGTCCTGGCTGTTCACAGCTGCTCGCTCAGTCACTGATCGGTCCTTTCGGTCATGGCATGGAAGAGTTCGGGCAGGGCACCCTGCACGAGAGAATAATAGGACCAGGTCCCGCGCTTCTCGCGAGAGAGGAAGCCGGCGTCGACCAGAACCTTGAGATGGTGGGACACCGTGGGCTGACCCAGGCCCAGCGGTTCGGTGAGGTCGCACACACAGGCCTCCCCCTTCTGCTCCGCGGCGATCAGCGTGAGCAGAGTGATCCGGTTCGGATCGGCGAGCGCCTTGAAGCCCACCGCCAGTTCGGCAGCCTCTTCGGGATCGATGGAGACGCGTGCCGGCGCGGTGGCCTGGCAGTCGGTCTGAGTGGTCATGACGTCTCCTTCGATCCTGCTCGCAGCGCGGTCATACGGGATGGATTGACATCCATCGATGTTTCTGACGATACTCGGGGCATCGAAGTTTGTCGATCTCTCCAGGAGCACCGTGAGCCAGTCTGCCCCACCCGTCCCGGACACCACAGCCGTGGTGGCCAAGCTCTCGCTCCTGGACCGGTTCCTTCCGGTGTGGATCCTCGCCGCCATGGGACTGGGCCTCGCACTCGGCGCCATCGTCCCCCAGGTGGGCGTGGCGATGGAATCCATGGAAGTCGCCGGAGTCTCCCTGCCCATCGCGATCGGGCTGCTGGTCATGATGTATCCCGTGCTGGCCAAGGTCCGCTACAACGAGACCGGGCGGGTCCTGACGGACAAGAAGCTCGTGGTCACCTCTCTGCTGATCAACTGGCTGCTGGCGCCCGCGTTCATGTTCGCGCTGGCCTGGGTCTTCCTGCCGGATCTGCCGGAGTACCGGACCGGCCTGATCATCGTGGGACTCGCCCGCTGCATCGCCATGGTGCTGATCTGGAACGACCTCGCCTGCGGGGATCGCGAGGCCGCTGCCGTGCTGGTCGCGATCAACTCGGTCTTCC
The nucleotide sequence above comes from Nesterenkonia halotolerans. Encoded proteins:
- a CDS encoding arsenate-mycothiol transferase ArsC translates to MAEPAARTQTPAVLFVCVKNGGKSQMAAGLLRHDLAVAGKEGAVLVSSAGTQPGSKINALSAEVLQEIGADIGGETPAQLTPEAMREAGHVVVIGAEAVVEELDGVTLERWEIDEPSDRGIEGRERMELVRDDIHLRVRELRERLLG
- a CDS encoding ArsR/SmtB family transcription factor, whose translation is MTTQTDCQATAPARVSIDPEEAAELAVGFKALADPNRITLLTLIAAEQKGEACVCDLTEPLGLGQPTVSHHLKVLVDAGFLSREKRGTWSYYSLVQGALPELFHAMTERTDQ